The DNA segment ATATCTTGCCTTTCATAAGTTAGCGGATTCATGATAAAACTAAATCATATATCAAAGTATGGTTGACAACAGGGCCGGCCTCTTAGGCTTACCAATAGGGCCAACAAAAATCAAGGGCCTCCAATTTTTAGTAAAgctttatatattatatatctaTCAGGCTGGAATAAAAAGCAAAACCAAAccatgttttttttaataaagttagACAGATAAAAATTGTTTAGGAAAAAAGACCAAAATTCAAGACCCAGTTTCGAAATTAAACCACAGACATAACTACAGTCTATAGCAACCATTTACCACTCGACCTCATCCGAATTACGTGAACCAGCGCCAAAAATCCCTAAAATTGAGTCGTAGTCATCGTTCCTACCTCTTATCGCAACCTGCTTTTTCGATTTTCTAGGTTATCGGCTATCAGTAACGGTAACCACTCATGGCGTCGGGTCTGTCGGGATTGGAGGAGAATTTCTGGGCAAAATTAGGGCTAATTACTAAACGTAGGTTAAATTTAGCAGCTAATTTTTCTATTAATCTCTATATGTTTTGCAAACGGGCCTCCACTTCGTAGTCCGCTTAGGGTCTACAAAAACGTTGGAACGGCCATGGTTGACAATCGAACCTAAAATGATAAAAACTAACACAAAATTTTGACAGATCTTATCCCTTGGTTGGGATCTCTATAGTTGAGAAAGAAGGAAAAAAAACAACTTGTGCAGAGGATCATCCTTACCGTTGGGTGGGTTATCTAAAGGTTTCGAAATGACATGGTGTTCGCTCTAAAAAAACTGACGAAAAAGGAAACATGTGTTTGACCTTATTCTGAATTTTTCCTATTTGTTTTGTGAATAGAAATAAGGAAATAAACATTAGGGAAATtagcctgtaataatcccacctagacctcattggccattaataatcccacctcagaatattccccccaccagtcccaccttttacctatttttcctacaatggtcccccgttaaaaaatcttaacggagttaagtttttttccaaattacaaacagattttttagggctttcgattagaacgacgatacgagtccgttgatgtaaaacttgcctcgaaacgatgctccaaacgatgaaaacggcgcttcaattctggtgtttaaattttcaattaaccaaaatcaagtcacttgcagcaccatttcgaagtaagttttacatcaatggactcataTCATCGTTCTAattaaaagccctaaaaaatctgtttgtaatttggaaaaaagcttaactccgttaaaaatttttaacgggggaccattttAGGAAAAATACGTGAAAgatgggactggtggggggaatattctgaggtgggattattaatggtcaataaggtctaggtgggattattacaggccaattcccctaaaCATTAGCTGGATGGAGTATTTCTATGCTCATGTTTTTTTAGACTTAAACTCAAGATCTCTCTTCCAAAAAAACCCTGAAACACTAATTTACtcatgtttttttaattaaaccgAAAATAAGGTTGTCGACTATGGACTCATGCCTCTTTGCCACATGGGTTGTTTAACGCTGCTACACCAATGCAAGGGGTGTGAAAGCCCAGTGAATAATAAAAAGCGTGAATGCTACACGCCTACCGTGTCTGCAACTTCCACTTTATTGTTGGGCTTTTTTTGTTGAACGACGAATTTCTTTTAAGCCTATTGTCTATGGGGCGTAAATCTAATACCTCTCTCTTTTAAACCTAGGCGTTTAAAAGCTTTAtttttgccaatggaccaccatcCATTGGTTTATTGTTGGGAATTAATTGTATGCACCAATCAAACAATTCCACCTCACCCCACTTTCCACTTTTCTTTTTTCAAGTTTAATTTTTGTTATatattagttattattttaatgGGTATTGGGTAGTGAAAATTTGTGAAATCATAAAACACCGTGAAAAAAAGTTACCAAAAACTAATGCACACGTGACAatgatgtttttgaccttttagcccGGCGTCTACTACTTGACGTCATTGGATTAACTAGCGCtcactttggactttttcgtagtagCTCCCAACACTAATAGTACGTGAAAGGGCTTTTCGTCCTATCGAACTCCTCCAAAGTCTTTGTTAAAACCCCGACGTCACATTCACCGCTCGGGCGattatcgtagttacgttggTAAACTTCTTGAAACGCGtgacacttgttgttgatgtcggtccatttgctagaaattgaatccttgtcccgatgttcgccttgaccccacgAGCTAAAAAAGAGTGCACGCACCCTATCCCAAAAAACGgggcccgtttgaaagtttgctacaaattaaaaaaaaaataaaaatataagttgaaattaaaaatataaaaaaacagaaaaaaaaaacagaataaaaaaaataaaaaaataataacttaCCGGTATCTTCGTCCTCCGAAATATCGAGCCACGCCCGAGTCAACGTGTATTCCTCGTCCTTCGTCCATTTAATGGTTGTTTTTGTACGTCGAGTTTcatccttttccttcttcttatgcAACCTTCTGCCGCGTTTCGATTTGtcttgcaccggttcgggttgcgACTCCGGCACGACCTCGACATCGggttcggattcgggttcgggttgtgacggttgcaacccgccggcttgaccatagcCGTAGGTGGGAGGAACAAACGGAGGggcgccactcaagtaagccgcgtaaCTTAAAAAGCCCGGGTCCATGTCTTGTAGGTTGTACAGGGTTTGCGGTTGGGTCTTGTTCGGGTTCGTGGGTCTAGCGGGGCCACCAAACGGGGGTCGGTATGGATGCATGCTTGTAAAAAAAATAGGAGAAAGTGGATGTTTTTTATAAAGTAATAGAAGAGAGTGGGAGAGAAAGTAGgagaaattttataaaaaattggagaaaaagggttgatatatatatagtgggtaaaatttagaattaaaaaaaaaatataacttttgaCCGTTGCCAAACGGTCGAATCTCGCAACCATTTCCCAATTTCAGCGTTTTTAAAATCACGCCGGAgtgaatttttttcaaaaataacgcccGGAAACGCCGCCTGTAGTGGGTGTGCGGGCGTTTTCCggcgtttttttttcaatttttttaaaaaaaaacgccccattacgGGGGGGACTTAATAGGGGCAGAGGTATAGTGTAATGAGGTGTAGCACGGACTACGGCTCAACCTCGTCTTCGTAGTGTAAATTATTTATTCTTTTTTTGGTTTGATATAAAGAATACACCTGAACAAATACGTGGACACCCCTAAAAATAGCATACTTTAGTTTAttaaaatttcaaactttataaaCCCAAACATTTTACAACACCAAACTTGTATAATAATTAAGCCTAAATAATAGAGTTAACTCAAATTAAGAATAATATAAATGAAAGATGCCTAATTGATAAACTTAGCCCAAGCGCCAAAACAATAAAATATCCTTTTGTGTAAGGGCGACAAAGTTGGAAACAGAACGTCACAGCGAATTACGATCGCCCCAACGTCCCTGTTGCTGCTCCGTTAACCGACGGTTGACCTGCCTGTTTAGTGAGTGGTTCTTATCcttttattttttgtttgttgTTATTGTTTATATATTATTGTTGTTTGTAGATTTGTTAGGGTTTAGTGTTTAGATaagttaaatttaaaaaaaaaggttacagttttctagttttctagttttcttgTTAAACTAGATACTTGAATTCTTTGAAGTTGAAGGTTGATTCCTTAAAGTGAAGATGAAATCACAATCTAAAAAATAATCTCGAATAGGCCCGGAATATTTGAATAATGCTATGGTTTGTGTGGTCGAAAAAgaaaattttgataaaataaaagacgAAGATGTGATGGAACCATATCAAGTTATGAAAGTTAGAGAACAAATCTGTTAGGTATTAGTTTTACTTTAATTATTATtggttttttattattattgtatgattacacgataaaattgttttttttttttaatatctcTAAGTTAATGGGCTAGCTTCGCCACTTATCCAATATTATAGTTTAACAAAAATCTCTCtaccttttgttgattttgttacAACCACATTTAAGATGATGAAGCATGGAGAACATTAAGTACACAACTTTAATCAAAACCATTCACATGATGGGCCTAACATTTGTACCACCTTCTAATTATTATAAAATCTCAATGGTTCAACACAAAATAACATGCCATGTTTCAACTTGTTAATGCTATAATAATATTGAGGGTTCTTAGTCCGACGCATTATTATCTAAATATATGCATTCATCTCTACCACTAGTGACTAGAAAAGATGTTGATCTATGATATTGATTAACACGTTCAACATCATTTTCGATCACATGTCTTTTAAGATTGTCTTTACAACTGTGCCATGTCGAGTGACGGATCTAGGATTCACGCCAAGCAGGAACGTTTTATAAGAAAAGCAGTAACGAAATcaaaaaaacgtcaaatttttccaaaatttatactaaaaacgtcaaattttcCCCCGCCAAGCGGTAGCAGGCGCTCCCCCTTGTGTCCACATAGGTCCGCCCCTGGCCATGTCACatcctttttttaatattttaattctaATTAACTTATacatacatatttttttaatTGAGACTTACTCTTTTACTCTAGATATTTGATAactaaattatttattataataaaaatgaTACTTTTAAATATAatgtaaaaatataaaataaattagaATTACTTTTTCTTAAATAACGGGCCGGCAATGAGGTGAAAATTTTGATTTACAAACCCTTTTTCATTGTAATATAGTTATTGTTGGACCGTTCCGGTGACCTTAACcgtcagtagaagtagttcatctcagtttacagaggcggaatcaaagtaaaccaagtcaaaaacagcttgttccttcaatttctctttctattactgattacGAATCTTTACAATGATTCGGATGAAAATCcagcagcacctcgactcacaaacacacacaccagTTCTACTGACCGTTTGAACTGAACTATCTATTTATAGACTCATGCTGTCCGTTTGAACAAGACACATCTTGTTCAAACGGTCACGCTTCAAACAAACATGCTTCAAACGGTCAGGACCTTTCAAACGGCCAGGatacctaaaacctatacaaactctAATTTAATCTCGTTTATGCACCcatttaacctatctagacataagacttgataagacgaagtcagcagacatttcgtgcaccaacagactcccccttggatgttgacaaaGTCTTCGGCATCAAGTCTTTAGTCTTTGTCTCTTCTCAACTTTGTCTCCTCATTGTAACAACTCAGTCTTTACAGGTTCAAAAACTTTTTCTAGCTCCATCTTCAATCTTCCCTTTggatgttgatccagactccccctttcacagactccccctctcggtatgctgggatctgaggtctttttctggttcaagctttgagaattagcttccgtgggaataatgaagtTCAAAACCTGTTTAACctacacattctctacctcaacataagtttcacaaatttataacattAAACTTCCTGGTAGATATCATTAACACATatattagttacatcaagttcaaatgaatgaccttgattaaccaaatATACAATCTTTCAAACCATTTATATATGTCATTCAAAACATTTTCAACAAaatttcccaaacctgttcatcatgtttagcacttcgaattttgaatatcattTCTTCAAtatcagctgtcgaaaatctttttgacttttaaaaaatttatgctaaaacactctgaaaaatctttttggatttttgtttttaaaaatgcagtaaacaaatatatacagataatatttttgtgagtttttgtaagaggatcatatcagttcatgagacaagtcactagcaccgttaagctttaatcattttaagttctaaatgattcacctcgattgacgatataattgtcctcttaaattttcacacaattttcaatctattcaggatacgatttagatgttttatgaacttagctcatttatgtgtcccacctcttgaatatactcccgtatccagaatttCAAGCTTCAGATTTACAGGAAATTGTACTAAAATGATGTCTGTATATAATTTAGggaatgcgagaactgagggatctcaggtcagaacttccgttcagcagagagatgttagtttcgactttgcagtgtgtcccctttagaggatcttttagctacaacagatgatcaCCCGTATAACAAAACATTTGTTGTGGAACCATGCCAAGAGTTAAATATCACTAACAACAAAAAACATTTGTTACTTTCGACTTTGCAGTGGAACCATGCCACCAAACCCTGTGGTTCCTGCTCACCAAGATTCTTACTCACTGCACGCCTCCTACACAACACTTCCAGCAACAGCACCCCAAAAGCAAATACATCGGACTTCCTTGTAATTTTTCCAGAACGGAAAATATTGGGATCCATATACCCAAAAGTCCCTTTGCCACTTTCACTAACATAATCAGATAGCATGTTCGTCGGGCATGCTTTTGACAACCCAAAATCGGAAACCTTTGCAGTCCAGCTTTCATGTAATAAAATATTTTCTCTCTTGAAATCTCTATGTATAACACCATAGTCGACTGCGACATGATTGTGCAAGTATGATAACCCACGGCCTGCATCTAGGCATATGTTGAGTCGCCTAGGCCAAGAAAGAGAGGTACCACGTTTATGGAGATGATCATAAAGTGATCCTTTGGACATGTATTCATACACAAGTATTTTCTCTTGTTCATGAATACAACAACCAATCAAGGACACAATATTACGGTGGCGCAATGTAGAAAGCATTTTAACTTCCGTTTCAAATTCTGCTGCCCCTTGACGTGACTCGGAATCCAAACGTTTAATCGCAACAACAAGAAGACTTTCTCCATTGATCATGTTACCTTTGTAAACCTTCCCGAAACCTCCCTTCCCGATTACTAATGATTCATCAAAGTTTTCTGTTGCTTTGCGAATCTCTGAAAGTTCGATGAGACGGAACGGGTGTGGCCCTTGTACGGAGGAGGAAGTGACGGGTACAGAGGAGGAAGTGGCAGGTTCAGACTCAATGCCATAAGAGGTAACAAAAGACGCCATGATTCTTATGAGGGAGAAATGGGAATCGATGACCAGATAGATATTATGAGGATAAAGACAGGAAGGGAAGAAGGTGAAAAGTGTTGGAACTTGGAACCTAAAACTCTGAGGTGAGAAATGATGAATGAATGATGAATGACCGGTGACGTATTTATAGAATTATAATCTTTGTAAAGGGAGAAAGTAAAGAATTACTTGTTTTTAAGATGAAGGACCGGTGGCGTATTTATAGAATTATAATCTTTGTAAAAGGAGAAAGTAAAGAATTACTTGTTTTTTAAGAGAAGGACCGGTGGCGTATTTATAGAATTATAATCTTTGTAAAAGGAGAAAGTAAAGAATTACTTGTTTTTTAAGATGAAAGACCGGTGGCGTATTTATAGAATTATAATCTTTGTAAAAGGAGAAAGTAAAGAATTACTTGTTTTTTAAGATGAAGGATTGGTGACGTATTTATAGAATTATAATCTTTGTAAAAGGAGAAAGTAAAGAATCACTTGTTTTTTAAGATGAAGGACCGGTGGCGTATTTATAGAATTATAATCTTTGTAAAAGGAGAAAGTAAAGAATTACTTGTCTTCATATCTCTTGACTTTATTTCAAAGCTTATGCATATGTGAGACGAAGAACAAATGGACTAACCGTTCATTTGATGAGCTTCTCGAGTTTTTGCAATCTTCACCTCCTAAAGGCAACAAGGTTCCCCTTACACATTATGTAGCCAAAAAGATATTAACGAAGATTGTTTGAAGACCCGAGATTTATGGAACGATTCTACCAAGCTATGGATAAGAAGGAATCAAGAAAAGGCAACGAATATGACACAGACGAGGAGGGAGAATGATGTATTTGTATTAAATTTAGGgctttcaaaactttaacttAACCAATCAAAATACTTTTGTTGTAGGTTTATGTTTAAAACTTGGTGTTGCTTGAAGTATTGTTTGCCTGTGGAAAACTAAAAGAAACAGCAGGTTACGGTAATTTTGCAAAAACTGGGATTAAGCAAGGAAAAAAAGAATTTTttgacttttagcggcgacatttGTCGTCGCTGATGATATTTGTTGACGTGTGTCATGGATGGCTTTAGCGACCACAGAAGTCGTCgctaaaaagttaaaagaattaGCGGCGACATCTACTATAAGTAGTGACATGGCAGGTATTAGCGACGGTTCATTAGCGGCGAATTTTCACCGCTATTGCGAAAATTCTTTGCAGTGATTACACGAATTGAATAAATGTAAGTTtacatactaaataataaaaaaagttatatctttaagaaccctaTGTATTgtacgagttaaataaatgtaattttatatacgaaataataaaaaagttatatttttaaaaagtcatatatattacacgggttggataaatgtaattttgtatattaaataattaaaagttatatttaaaaaaaaaacctgtgTATTGTATGTGTTATACACTTGAATAAAATCTAATCTTACATACccaataataaaaaattatatctttaaaaactatgtgtattacacgggttgaataattgTAAATCtctatagtaaataataaaaaaagagttaaatgtcattttagtccttgtggtttggtatattttgtcagtttagtccaaaggtttcattttcgTCTGTGGGTcgaaaaagattttcagtgttcCCATTTTAGTTCACTGGGTTAAACTtaatccattatttctgttaacgagaaaggcaattcggtcattttatatggctgaattgacCTTCTAGTTAACaatattacatataaaatgaccgaattgtccttctcattaacagaaaaaatggatgaagttaacccagtggactagaatggcaatggtgaaaccttttgGACCCACaaacgaaaaatgaaacctttggacttaactgacaaaatgacccaaacctgATGGACTAAAATAACATTTATAACTCTAAAAAAAgatatatcttaaaaaaaaaaacctcgtgtattatacgggttgaataaatctaattttaaatACCAAAGAATAAAAAAAGTTATGTCTTCAAAAAAGCTAATGGATATACTTGATATGTTATGGATTTGGTGATTGCGGAGATAGTTATTGAAAAGAAGATACCTTATTCACGAAGCAAATCAATGGTCGTTTGAGTGATAAAATGTTGGTACCAATTCTGACAATTTGATTTacaaattatgtaataaaatcgatataataatttttttaataatgaaaataataataataataatatattaacatgaaaataagaataaataatatattaatagtttGGTTTTCGAACACATAGCACTCCTTTTGACCTGATTGTTGCATCGAGCATCTCTTCTAGGATTTAACTAGCAATACGACCACAGCGCGTTGCAGCGCGAGTACATCGCAATCGCTGAATAGATTAGTTCAAGCATTACGTGATGCCTTAACCATAAGAAAATGTACGTTTCGGCGTATCTGTTTGAACTcgatgtaacctatataagcatttcGGTTGAATCAAcacgtaaagtaaatcaaatatATACCGTACAACCATAACGTATTATACTGtgaaaggaaaatgaatcacatGACCATACCAGGTGATACACCACACCTAATCGTATGAAGATCACATTAAAAAGTTATATGTTGTACACGAGTAGAGTGAAATATAGCTAAATTACATACAAAGAAAGATAATAAACCTACCACAACTGCTCTGACAATCTGGGATGCTCAGCCAAGATACGGAATATCCTATCTTCTAACAATGGGAATAAATCTACCACGGTTGCATGCTCAACGACTGCTAAGTGAAAGCAAAGTACCCGCCAACAAACAAAAAAACCTCAACCTAGCCCAAACCTACACGAAGGCATTCAATTTAGCTATATGAAGTATTGTAAACTGTGTTGGGGAACATTAAGAGTAGTGGGTGTTATAGCACTTGCATTTTGCCACCTATAGCCGGTGACAATAGTTCATGTGATTAAAAACTAAAGAGATTAAACCAACAAATGCAAATGCCATGTGCAAGATTTGATTTGGAAACTAAGTCGCATTATAAATGATGTAATTTAGTTTGACAATTATCTCACATATCTTTAAGGGAGTGGTATGGCAGCTCACTCGTGGAATCCCTTCACTAGTTGGTTCCTGTCCCCAAAAATATGATATGTTTGCTCAACACATTTTGATCTCGCTTTTACAcacgttaaaaaaaattaataaggCTACTATTAAAGAGCTCAGTACATAATAATAAATGGTAGAATTTTTtcccaaaataaaaaaaattgtgtaaaGACAAGATCATATTTTCGCTGTTAATATGTAAGTAATATAGACTCAAGCTAAAtcaaagagagagaaagaaagaaccATTCGGAAATCAAACAAACGAAATGGAAAGAATAGGAATGAGAACCTTAAAACTCTATTTCCTTTGTATACATACTCTATAATTAGTATGCATGAGCAAACGTTTGTAATACATAGAAATAAGCAATTCCTCGCGCGCGGTTCACTGTTACTTAAATTCAAGTAGAATACAAAGCACATGAGACCGCACACACAACACTTTATATGACTATCAAACTACAATATTAAATAAGGTTCAACTCTTAAAATACGAAATTATGTTTAGTTCTTACC comes from the Helianthus annuus cultivar XRQ/B chromosome 4, HanXRQr2.0-SUNRISE, whole genome shotgun sequence genome and includes:
- the LOC118491417 gene encoding glutathione S-transferase T3-like, with protein sequence MHPYRPPFGGPARPTNPNKTQPQTLYNLQDMDPGFLSYAAYLSGAPPFVPPTYGYGQAGGRLHKKKEKDETRRTKTTIKWTKDEEYTLTRAWLDISEDEDTANFQTGPVFWDRVRALFFSSWGQGEHRDKDSISSKWTDINNKCHAFQEVYQRNYDNRPSGECDVGVLTKTLEEFDRTKSPFTYY
- the LOC110932873 gene encoding probable receptor-like protein kinase At5g38990, which produces MASFVTSYGIESEPATSSSVPVTSSSVQGPHPFRLIELSEIRKATENFDESLVIGKGGFGKVYKGNMINGESLLVVAIKRLDSESRQGAAEFETEVKMLSTLRHRNIVSLIGCCIHEQEKILVYEYMSKGSLYDHLHKRGTSLSWPRRLNICLDAGRGLSYLHNHVAVDYGVIHRDFKRENILLHESWTAKVSDFGLSKACPTNMLSDYVSESGKGTFGYMDPNIFRSGKITRKSDVFAFGVLLLEVLCRRRAVSKNLGEQEPQGLVAWFHCKVESNKCFLLLVIFNSWHGSTTNVLLYG